One window of the Pieris brassicae chromosome 4, ilPieBrab1.1, whole genome shotgun sequence genome contains the following:
- the LOC123708835 gene encoding organic cation/carnitine transporter 7-like → MDKSRKVPFEEALNLTGFGKYNYVTLLVNVLVILSVVFEIYSVSYVVPTSACDLQTTVYQQGLIASTPMAGIIITSNFWGYLADTRGRRKIVILSLLLSFTSSTLACFSPNWICLFIFKFISSTALAGTYPLGLTILGEFTPAHKRAMMVAMIGTVFTMSFGFLGILSIPISNLKFSYHVPILDINLVPWRLLNFLTTTPAAIAAFATYLTYETPKFLLSVGEEEKALDVLRRMFEINNGKGRDEYQVHSLFLDESSSEPSKSLWASIKSQTTPLLKPPLLRNTLILSFLFSIVYFVINPFYVWLPVVANAIVQTKNNGQFGLTLCETLRFSENLTIAQSNECAMNSTAMFTVFVVTLVLGSLNAFLSATIEHIGKKRLLICVQIISGLTGLGINFSTHWAMNGVLFLLFLVGILNFGFLCTFSVDMFPTYVKAMAICLSMMIGRGVSVIGINVVKSMLTYNCELAFYCFPALAFVGAFTGFLLPGDKKNEGKENSI, encoded by the exons ATGGATAAATCAAGGAAAGTACCGTTTGAGGAAGCTTTAAATTTAACCG GTTTCGGCAAATACAACTACGTTACATTGCTGGTGAACGTATTAGTGATACTTAGTGTTGTGTTTGAAATTTATTCCGTTTCTTATGTCGTACCAACAAGTGCCTGCGACTTGCAGACTACAGTTTATCAACAGGGGTTGATTGCTAGTACACCCATGGCCG gtattataataacatCGAATTTTTGGGGGTATTTGGCTGATACGAGAGGCAGACGGAAAATAGTTATTCTGTCTCTCTTACTCTCATTCACTTCTAGCACTCTGGCCTGTTTTTCACCAAACTggatatgtttatttatattcaaattcatTTCTTCTACTgc CTTAGCTGGCACATATCCTTTAGGATTGACAATACTCGGTGAATTTACTCCTGCGCATAAGAGAGCTATGATGGTGGCTATGATTGGgacagtatttacaatgtcATTTGGTTTTCTAGGAA TACTATCGATACCAATATCCAACCTCAAGTTTTCATATCACGTGCCAATCTTGGACATAAACCTGGTTCCCTGGCGACTTCTAAACTTCTTGACCACGACACCAGCTGCCATTGCCGCATTTGCCACTTACCTTACATATGAGACGCCAAAGTTTCTTTTGAGTGTGGGAGAAGAAGAGAAAGCTTTAGATGTATTAAGAAGAATGTTTGAGATAAATAATGGCAAAGGAAGAGATGAATATCag GTACATTCCTTATTCCTGGACGAATCGAGTTCGGAACCGAGCAAGAGCTTATGGGCATCCATAAAATCTCAAACGACGCCATTGCTAAAGCCGCCGTTACTCAGAAACACTCTTATTCTCTCCTTTTTATTCAGTATCGTATACTTTgt tattaATCCATTCTACGTCTGGTTACCCGTAGTAGCAAATGCTATAGTGCAAACCAAGAACAATGGGCAATTTGGCCTCACCCTTTGCGAAACACTTCGGTTTTCTGAAAATCTAACTATTGCACAG aGTAACGAATGTGCAATGAATAGTACGGCGATGTTCACTGTATTTGTAGTGACTCTCGTCTTAGGAAGTTTGAACGCCTTTCTCAGTGCAACCATTGAACACATTGGTAAAAAGAGGCTTCTTATTTGCGTCCAG ATAATCTCAGGTCTGACAGGCCTGGGCATTAACTTCAGTACTCACTGGGCTATGAATGGTGTTTTGTTTCTTCTCTTCTTGGTTGGAATACTTAATTTCGGATTCCTCTGCACCTTTAGTGTTGACATGTTTCCAACGTATGTGAA GGCAATGGCAATATGTCTATCAATGATGATCGGCAGGGGTGTGTCTGTGATTGGTATCAATGTGGTCAAGAGTATGCTGACCTATAATTGCGAACTGGCCTTTTACTGCTTTCCAGCATTGGCTTTCG tCGGAGCATTTACTGGTTTCCTCCTGCCGGGTGATAAGAAAAATGAAGGAAAAGAAAATAGCATATAA
- the LOC123708836 gene encoding synaptic vesicle glycoprotein 2C-like: MFGFAITVAAASCDLDLTISQIGVLASSPFAGLLFAYPWGYYADTRGRKRALLLSTSIGFVFGFLGSFSVNWHMMLAFKIIGCSFSTASFTLTMTYLGECTRDRNRGQYIFIMMSINLASEMLSYGLAYIILPFSFAYPVPLLSITFNSWRLFSMILCIPLGIGAIFMWTLQESPKFLADRGDGDEALQVLKMMFVANGNQEHEFPVKSLQSTVSVVKEISCCVTLGQQIVQLFKPPLLWRTLQLFYLLSLTCSINNAIAMWFPTMLDIVFKSISSDTAEVSFCESITDDSVSHRNSNAPCTGTLSEETILSGIITSLFFVVLNLCVAKLATWRRQILMGSLLIAGVSCVMIIVLRQPIASVIFFSLAQITAIGSGSIASYFVDLYPTSCRGLAPSLGFMLGRFVSLTAVILIGGTIVNHCNAIFYTSATLAFSGAGVALLLP; this comes from the exons ATGTTTGGGTTTGCAATCACCGTAGCTGCTGCTTCCTGTGATTTGGATCTTACCATCAGTCAGATTGGTGTTCTAGCTAGTTCACCATTTGCAG GCTTACTTTTTGCATACCCATGGGGCTACTATGCCGACACACGAGGAAGGAAAAGAGCCTTGCTGCTCTCTACTTCAATTGGATTTGTTTTCGGATTCCTAGGAAGTTTCTCAGTCAATTGGCATATGATGCTAGCCTTCAAGATTATTGGGTGTAGTTT CTCTACGGCATCATTCACGCTTACAATGACATACCTCGGAGAGTGCACCAGAGACAGAAATAGAGGACAATATATCTTCATCATGATGAGCATTAATTTAGCAAGTGAAATGTTGTCTTATG GTCTGGCCTACATCATTCTTCCTTTCTCATTTGCGTACCCCGTACCATTGTTATCCATTACATTCAACTCGTGGCGTCTTTTCTCGATGATTCTGTGTATTCCACTTGGTATCGGAGCCATTTTCATGTGGACTCTCCAAGAGAGTCCTAAATTCTTAGCTGACAGGGGAGATGGAGATGAAGCTTTACAGGTCCTGAAGATGATGTTTGTGGCGAATGGGAATCAAGAACATGAATTTCCT GTTAAGTCGCTACAGTCAACGGTCAGCGTCGTCAAAGAAATTTCCTGTTGTGTTACACTAGGGCAACAAATAGTCCAACTGTTTAAGCCACCGTTATTGTGGAGGACATTGCAACTGttctatttattatcactTACCTGTTCCAT aaacaaCGCCATTGCGATGTGGTTTCCAACGATGCTAGATATCGTATTCAAATCGATTTCATCAGATACAGCGGAGGTTTCATTTTGTGAAAGTATAACGGATGACTCTGTTTCGCATAGAAACTCTAAT GCACCCTGCACTGGAACATTATCTGAAGAAACTATTTTGTCTGGCATTATTACAAGTCTATTTTTCGTAGTATTGAACCTTTGTGTTGCGAAATTGGCGACGTGGCGACGCCAGATTTTGATGGGCTCTCTTTTGATTGCAGGAGTCAGCTGTGTTATG aTAATAGTATTGAGACAGCCCATAGCAAGTGTGATATTCTTCTCATTGGCTCAAATAACTGCCATTGGGTCCGGGAGCATCGCATCTTATTTTGTAGACTTGTATCCCACATCCTGCAG aggTCTAGCACCAAGCCTGGGCTTTATGTTAGGTCGGTTCGTATCTCTTACGGCTGTCATATTAATCGGAGGAACTATCGTGAACCATTGCAACGCTATTTTCTATACTTCTGCTACGTTGGCTTTTT cTGGCGCGGGCGTTGCGTTATTACTTCCGTAG
- the LOC123708856 gene encoding putative carbonic anhydrase 5 — protein sequence MWPFAILLIAAGTIHGAEWSYDYETQWPGQCNEGTMQSPINIMSRSALVDRHGLHIRGPLVFRGYNKVNVTAYNDGHTLKWSLVDDAPVPMVYGGPLRGNYSFMQFHLHWLSEHAIDGMKYPMEIHMVHIKTGLTLDEALQRPDGLSVIAILCQVNSGGASDYALGEIERYFPKLAERNSVYPEPAVLDFTRLFSPEPQSFYTYHGSLTTPNCQEVVTWVVMDRPLIISDTQYKQISRVDVGRIDNYRSLQAVDREIYRSLASCASTALPGLLGLLITFLNLSSSLSTVLSKGICTLVNIKRKFLGSKLQNCTVKTN from the exons ATGTGGCCTTTTGCGATTCTATTAATTGCTGCCG gtACAATCCATGGAGCGGAGTGGTCATATGATT ACGAAACACAATGGCCTGGGCAATGCAACGAAGGTACAATGCAATCACCCATCAACATAATGAGCCGCAGTGCACTGGTGGACCGGCATGGACTTCACATAAGGGGACCTTTAGTGTTCCGAGGATATAACAAGGTCAACGTTACAGCTTATAATGATGGTCATACAT tGAAATGGTCGTTGGTTGATGATGCACCAGTTCCGATGGTGTACGGCGGCCCACTGAGAGGAAACTATAGCTTCATGCAGTTCCACCTACACTGGCTCTCTGAACATGCCATCGACGGAATGAA ATATCCGATGGAGATTCACATGGTTCACATAAAGACTGGCCTCACGTTGGACGAGGCCCTTCAGCGACCGGACGGCCTCAGCGTTATTGCTATCCTTTGTCAG GTAAACAGTGGTGGTGCAAGTGACTATGCCCTCGGAGAAATCGAAAGATACTTTCCAAAACTGGCGGAGAGGAACTCGGTGTATCCAGAGCCAGCTGTTTTAGATTTTAC ACGTCTCTTTAGCCCCGAGCCACAGTCCTTCTACACATATCATGGATCCCTTACGACTCCCAACTGCCAGGAAGTCGTCACATGGGTTGTAATGGACAGACCCCTCATCATATCCGATACACAG TACAAACAAATAAGTCGAGTCGACGTCGGTAGAATAGACAACTACAGAAGTCTCCAAGCTGTAGACCGCGAAATATACCGCAGCCTTGCGTCCTGTGCCTCCACAGCTTTGCCTGGTCTTCTGGGACTTCTAATTACTTTCCTGAATCTCTCTTCATCGCTTTCCACCGTTTTGAGTAAGGGTATCTGTACATTAGTCAATATAAAGAGAAAGTTTTTAGGCAGTAAGCTTCAAAATTGCACCGTCAAAACGAACTAA
- the LOC123709033 gene encoding carbonic anhydrase 2-like, which translates to MIYFILFVFCTDFAGSVIKFGPIWSYNDESSWPGGFCKVGGKRQSPIDIQSKNVIIDFEKTFIKYGKLKYKGYEAVLLTGINNGHTVQFSTEGDNSMHPTLTGGPLKHDYRLEQLHFHWLSEHAVNGAKFPMEIHFVHVRSDLKVSEALNKRDGLAIVSVFCNVKTELNSEEADTSEELMHHIPLLMKTANRISGVLMDLEKLIPAKDSYYSYLGSLTSPECNEVVVWIIYDKPIHISDDLYRVFGNVGVGRHNYRSLQRLSHHQVFQPPPALVATPLAVQMFSDAVKVIRNLFRNITSFVSRGLHSR; encoded by the exons ATGATTTACTTTATCCTATTTGTCTTTTGTACgg atttcGCTGGATCCGTTATAAAATTTGGCCCAATTTGGAGTTATAATG ATGAAAGTTCATGGCCAGGAGGCTTTTGCAAAGTTGGGGGCAAGCGGCAATCACCTATCGACATACAGTCCAAAAATGTAATCATTGACTttgaaaaaacttttattaaatacggCAAACTGAAATACAAGGGCTATGAAGCTGTTTTATTGACAGGCATCAATAATGGGCACACCG TTCAATTTAGTACCGAGGGTGACAATTCAATGCACCCGACTCTTACTGGAGGTCCTTTGAAACACGACTACCGTCTGGAGCAGCTCCACTTCCACTGGCTGTCCGAGCATGCTGTCAATGGAGCCAA GTTTCCTATGGAGATTCATTTCGTCCACGTCAGATCTGATCTAAAGGTATCAGAGGCACTCAACAAACGAGATGGACTCGCTATAGTCTCCGTGTTTTGCAAT GTTAAGACAGAGCTCAATTCTGAGGAGGCAGACACATCTGAGGAACTGATGCATCATATTCCTTTATTGATGAAGACTGCAAATCGCATCAGCGGTGTACTTATGGATCTGGA AAAACTGATCCCTGCCAAGGATTCTTATTACTCGTATTTGGGCTCACTGACCTCACCAGAGTGCAATGAAGTCGTCGTTTGGATTATATATGATAAACCTATTCATATTTCTGACGACTTG TATAGAGTTTTCGGCAACGTAGGCGTCGGAAGACACAACTATAGAAGTCTTCAGCGCCTATCTCACCATCAGGTTTTCCAACCACCACCTGCATTGGTCGCCACGCCGCTCGCCGTGCAAATGTTTAGCGATGCTGTTAAAGTTATACGGAATCTCTTTAGAAATATTACGAG TTTCGTATCGAGAGGCTTGCATTCGAGATGA